A part of Pseudomonas sp. HR96 genomic DNA contains:
- a CDS encoding endonuclease/exonuclease/phosphatase family protein, protein MQRWRSQRVVGLHDPQVNETCQAGGLAHEGRLRLLSFNIQVGNSTESYRHYLTRSWQHLLPHLGRAGNLQKIGRLLQDFDLVALQEVDGGSHRSGYVNQVEHLAHLGGFPFWYQQLNRNLGRLAQHSNGVLSRLRPTSIEDHPLPGPPGRGAILVRFGEGDNALAVVMMHLALGTKTRNLQLAYIRQLIGGYRHQILMGDMNTHANDLLLSSPLRDLGLLAPQVEATFPSWRPQRCLDHILLSPSLTLERVQVLAQPISDHLPVAVEIRLPDALVADTLPVPSPIPTGPLA, encoded by the coding sequence ATGCAGCGCTGGAGATCGCAACGAGTCGTCGGCCTGCACGACCCGCAGGTCAACGAGACTTGCCAGGCGGGCGGGCTCGCCCATGAAGGGCGGCTGCGCCTGCTCAGCTTCAACATCCAGGTCGGCAACAGCACCGAAAGCTACCGCCATTACCTGACCCGCAGCTGGCAGCACCTGCTGCCGCACCTGGGGCGCGCCGGCAACCTGCAGAAGATCGGCCGGCTGCTGCAGGACTTCGACCTGGTGGCCCTGCAGGAGGTCGACGGCGGCAGCCATCGCTCCGGCTACGTCAATCAGGTCGAGCACCTGGCCCACCTCGGCGGTTTCCCGTTCTGGTACCAGCAGCTCAACCGCAACCTGGGGCGTCTCGCCCAGCACAGCAACGGTGTGCTCAGCCGCCTGCGGCCTACCTCCATCGAAGATCACCCGCTGCCCGGCCCTCCTGGGCGCGGGGCGATCCTGGTGCGCTTCGGCGAGGGTGACAACGCCCTGGCGGTGGTGATGATGCATCTGGCCCTGGGCACCAAGACACGCAATTTGCAGTTGGCCTACATTCGCCAGCTGATCGGCGGTTATCGCCATCAGATTCTCATGGGCGACATGAACACCCATGCCAACGACCTGCTGCTGTCCTCGCCGCTGCGCGACCTCGGGCTGCTGGCGCCACAGGTCGAGGCGACGTTTCCCAGCTGGCGCCCGCAGCGCTGCCTCGATCACATTCTGCTCAGCCCCAGCCTGACCCTGGAGCGGGTCCAGGTACTGGCTCAGCCGATTTCCGATCACCTGCCGGTGGCGGTGGAAATCCGCCTGCCTGATGCGCTTGTTGCCGATACGCTGCCGGTGCCCAGCCCCATACCGACCGGACCCCTGGCATGA